Proteins encoded together in one Onychomys torridus chromosome 1, mOncTor1.1, whole genome shotgun sequence window:
- the Magel2 gene encoding LOW QUALITY PROTEIN: MAGE-like protein 2 (The sequence of the model RefSeq protein was modified relative to this genomic sequence to represent the inferred CDS: inserted 1 base in 1 codon; deleted 2 bases in 2 codons) gives MDGDPPGPPRRHSQHWKKKRSNRRRAASSQARDMSQLSTNLGDSSPPESPVPPVHSRPTVLMRAPPASSRAPPVPWDPPPVDLQAPLASWQAPQAGWEAPEGQLPAPVAQLAQPPGLGAPMVQAPPLGGAMAKPPTPGVLMVHPPPPGAPMAQPSTPGVLMLHPSVPGAPLAHPPPPGSQMTHPPPPGTPMAHPLPGTPMAHPPPPPPPPPPPPPPPPPPPPGTPMAHPPPPPGTPMAHPLSPGNPLVHPLPPGTPMVHPPPPGTSMPHAPIPGTPIAQQPTPGVLMAQQLTPGVLMVQPPAPGAPMVQPAPPAALMTQPSPSITTMAKPPGPGVVMIHSPGARAPVIQPPVSGAPMAQPVLPPGQPLTSWAPQGQPLILQIQSQVIRAPQQVPPAPSTPQVQLGTGPGWQATTPNWQVTPQGWQGTPLNWQGTQVSLQAPAIAWQAPSLRHGFPSIRTGPAPLRPGAPAILRQMPPVIRQAPSLMRQIPPLIRQAPIRQAPHGITSQTHLWQVLPPPPPLRQAPHTRLLIPRIPGGPHVSTAPQITQIHLVPQAGLQVPQTMLPASLSITIPVPQAAPQSGPRGMHCPSIIWQAPKGQPPVPQELQVPQELQMPQELQVPQELQVPEEVPVPEEVPVPEEVPVPEEVPVPQEVEVPQEVEVPQQLHVPQEVEVPQELPVPQELPVSLEFQEVQQARAMGWQAPKAPTHFWQPAPAQETQEQATRLTHVEQQQPFRGVPASHKTRQGRRPTHQAQATGLQAELPSIQVQPSWQGPPPTLQAQPGASRAPTNFPRGPTRSHMTPSGEPGPSSLEPRGPPRDRRSSARDRKGPPKDRMIIGATFCAPRAASGSRAYLPTAWRNLPATSENLAATSRVFPPTSHFQAASSNAFRGPSATSESPKSLPFALQDPYACVEALPAVPWVPFPEVNASSACKAVPAILMVTAAAPQASATIPEASKSAEPPRRSGKATRKKKHLEPKEEDCGHRMVSRDWRGPRPCESTRQNDWEIQRAMQLLGDRESFYTPQGMNGLGCPNTSKIPRGVDGPSTSQDQRFCGGSGGSQPWAVSEVPXAAQGVPNGESQPLCPLDERAEALVQFLLVKDQAKVPIQLSEMVNVFIGEYKDESSDIISRAKAKLECTFGCQLKEVDTKTHSYIIVRKTGYPQCSLPPFYLDGPKLTLLLVVLSLIFMKGYCIRENMLFNFLFQLGLDVHETSGLFRSTKKLITSVFVRHRYLEYRQIPVTEPAEYELLWGPRAFLETNQVHILRGLAALYANQAQTWTSPYLESLSELEYKDTNEEEPNDSDDDTRDPTSSPHPH, from the exons ATGGATGGGGATCCTCCTGGACCGCCACGTCGGCATTCTCAACACTGGAAGAAAAAACGCAGCAATCGGAGACGGGCAGCTAGCAGTCAAGCAAGGGACATGTCGCAGCTAAGTACGAATCTGGGTGATTCCAGCCCTCCGGAGTCCCCTGTGCCTCCAGTCCATAGCCGCCCTACAGTACTGATGCGGGCTCCGCCTGCTTCCTCCCGGGCTCCTCCAGTCCCTTGGGATCCACCTCCAGTGGACTTGCAGGCTCCCCTGGCTTCTTGGCAGGCTCCTCAGGCTGGCTGGGAGGCTCCAGAGGGCCAGTTGCCTGCCCCAGTGGCTCAGCTGGCCCAGCCTCCTGGCCTAGGGGCCCCAATGGTCCAGGCTCCCCCTCTGGGGGGGGCGATGGCCAAGCCTCCAACTCCTGGAGTCTTGATGGTCCATCCGCCCCCTCCGGGAGCCCCAATGGCCCAGCCATCAACTCCGGGAGTCCTGATGCTTCATCCTTCTGTCCCGGGGGCCCCTTTGGCTCATCCTCCTCCCCCAGGAAGCCAAATGACacaccctcctcctcctgggaCCCCAATGGCGCACCCTCTTCCTGGGACCCCAATggcccaccctcctcctcctcctccacctcctcctccacctcctcctccacctccacctcctcctcctgggaCCCCTATggcccaccctcctcctcctcctgggacCCCTATGGCCCATCCTCTTTCACCTGGGAACCCGCTAGTGCATCCCCTGCCTCCTGGAACCCCGATGGTCCATCCTCCCCCACCTGGAACTTCAATGCCGCACGCTCCAATTCCGGGGACACCGATAGCCCAGCAACCAACTCCAGGAGTCCTGATGGCCCAGCAGCTGACACCGGGAGTCCTGATGGTCCAGCCTCCTGCTCCAGGAGCTCCGATGGTCCAGCCTGCTCCACCAGCTGCCTTGATGACCCAGCCTTCACCTTCGATAACTACGATGGCCAAGCCTCCAGGTCCTGGTGTCGTGATGATCCATTCTCCAGGTGCCAGAGCTCCAGTCATTCAGCCTCCAGTGTCAGGAGCACCGATGGCACAACCAGTGTTGCCCCCAGGGCAGCCTCTGACTTCGTGGGCCCCACAGGGTCAGCCTTTGATCCTGCAAATCCAGTCTCAAGTCATAAGGGCTCCTCAACAGGTTCCCCCTGCCCCATCAACCCCACAGGTGCAACTGGGTACAGGCCCAGGCTGgcaagccaccacacccaactggCAGGTGACCCCCCAGGGTTGGCAGGGGACGCCCTTGAACTGGCAGGGCACACAGGTCTCTTTGCAGGCCCCCGCAATAGCTTGGCAGGCCCCTTCTTTGCGCCATGGGTTCCCATCTATTCGTACTGGTCCCGCACCCCTTCGACCTGGAGCACCTGCAATACTCCGCCAGATGCCACCTGTGATCCGTCAGGCCCCATCACTGATGCGGCAAATCCCACCATTGATCCGCCAGGCCCCTATCAGACAAGCTCCACATGGCATAACAAGCCAGACTCATCTGTGGCAAGTcctgccacccccacctccactgcGCCAGGCTCCACATACTCGTCTGCTGATCCCCAGGATACCAGGGGGACCTCATGTGTCTACAGCACCACAAATTACTCAGATACATTTGGTGCCACAGGCAGGCCTACAGGTGCCCCAGACAATGCTACCAGCATCACTGTCTATCACAATTCCTGTGCCCCAGGCTGCCCCTCAGTCTGGTCCCCGAGGTATGCATTGCCCATCTATCATCTGGCAGGCCCCCAAAGGCCAGCCCCCGGTGCCACAGGAGCTCCAGGTACCACAGGAGCTCCAGATGCCACAGGAGCTCCAGGTACCACAGGAGCTCCAGGTGCCAGAGGAG GTCCCGGTGCCAGAGGAGGTCCCGGTGCCAGAGGAGGTCCCGGTGCCAGAGGAGGTCCCGGTTCCACAGGAGGTCGAGGTGCCACAGGAGGTCGAGGTGCCACAGCAGCTCCACGTGCCACAGGAGGTCGAGGTGCCACAGGAGCTCCCGGTGCCACAGGAGCTCCCAGTGTCACTGGAGTTCCAGGAGGTACAGCAGGCCCGAGCAATGGGCTGGCAGGCACCCAAGGCACCCACTCACTTCTGGCAGCCTGCGCCTGCCCAGGAGACCCAGGAGCAGGCCACTCGGCTCACCCATGTGGAGCAGCAGCAGCCCTTTCGGGGAGTTCCAGCCTCCCACAAAACCCGGCAAGGTCGGCGGCCTACCCACCAGGCCCAAGCCACAGGCCTGCAGGCAGAACTGCCCTCAATACAAGTGCAGCCTTCTTGGCAAGGCCCACCCCCCACCTTGCAGGCACAGCCTGGAGCCTCCAGAGCACCAACAAATTTTCCCAGGGGCCCCACTAGGTCACACATGACTCCATCAGGAGAACCTGGCCCCTCTTCTCTAGAACCTCGGGGCCCTCCTAGAGATcgtaggtcctctgcaagggacAGAAAGGGCCCTCCAAAAGATCGCATGATCATTGGTGCCACATTCTGTGCTCCAAGGGCAGCATCGGGTTCCAGGGCTTACCTGCCAACTGCTTGGAGAAACTTGCCTGCCACATCAGAGAACTTAGCTGCCACTTCAAGGGTCTTTCCACCTACCTCTCATTTTCAGGCTGCCTCTTCTAATGCCTTTAGAGGTCCATCAGCCACCTCAGAGAGCCCAAAGTCACTGCCATTTGCTCTGCAGGATCCTTATGCCTGTGTAGAGGCCCTGCCTGCAGTtccctgggttccatttcctgAGGTGAATGCCTCATCAGCATGTAAGGCAGTGCCTGCCATCCTGATGGTGACAGCAGCTGCCCCCCAGGCAAGTGCCACTATCCCAGAGGCCTCCAAGTCTGCAGAGCCACCACGGCGCTCTGGCAAAGCCACCAGGAAGAAGAAGCATCTGGAGCCCAAAGAAGAGGACTGTGGCCATAGGATGGTCTCACGCGACTGGCGGGGGCCCCGACCCTGTGAGAGTACCAGGCAGAATGACTGGGAGATCCAAAGGGCAATGCAGCTTCTGGGGGACCGAGAATCCTTCTACACTCCCCAGGGTATGAATGGCTTGGGATGCCCCAATACCTCTAAGATTCCCAGG GGGGTTGATGGCCCCAGCACTTCACAAGATCAGAGGTTCTGTGGTGGCTCAGGGGGGTCTCAGCCATGGGCAGTCTCTGAGGTCC GTGCTGCTCAGGGGGTCCCAAATGGGGAGAGTCAGCCATTGTGTCCCTTAGATGAGAGGGCAGAGGCTTTGGTGCAGTTTCTCTTGGTCAAGGACCAAGCCAAGGTGCCCATCCAGCTCTCAGAGATGGTAAATGTGTTCATAGGAGAATATAAAGATGAGAGCTCAGACATCATCAGCCGGGCCAAGGCTAAGCTAGAGTGCACCTTTGGGTGTCAGCTGAAGGAAGTTGACACCAAAACCCACTCTTACATCATTGTCAGGAAGACAGGGTATCCTCAGTGCAGTCTGCCACCGTTCTATTTAGACGGGCCAAAGTTG ACCCTCCTGTTGGTAGTCCTGAGCCTTATCTTTATGAAAGGCTACTGTATCAGAGAGAACATGCTCTTTAATTTTCTGTTCCAGTTAGGACTGGATGTCCACGAGACAAGTGGTCTCTTCAGGAGCACGAAGAAGCTCATCACCAGTGTGTTTGTGAGACACAGGTACCTAGAGTACAGGCAAATCCCGGTCACGGAGCCAGCAGAATACGAGCTTCTCTGGGGGCCCCGCGCATTCCTCGAGACCAACCAGGTGCACATCTTGAGGGGTTTGGCCGCACTCTACGCGAACCAGGCCCAGACCTGGACATCCCCGTACCTTGAGTCACTGTCAGAGCTGGAATACAAGGACACGAACGAGGAGGAGCCCAATGACAGTGATGATGACACCCGTGACCCCACCAGCAGTCCCCATCCTCATTAA